tatacagtccAAAATAATGCACATATTGCGttcatattttgagaaattattaataaataatcgatCTTTGAGGGAAAAAAATCATGAGCGATCCAAGAATCGGAATTAACGAAATATGGTGCTTCAAAGTAGAAGTATTGAACACGTGAAATGATAGtcttttacttaaaaaatgatACAGTCCAAAATAATGCACATATTGCGttcatattttgagaaattattaataaataatcgatCTTTGAGGGAAAAAAATCATGAGCGATCCAAGAATCGGAATTAACGAAATATGGTGCTTCAAAGTAGAAGTATTGAACACGTGAAATGATAGtcttttacttaaaaaatgatACAGTCCAAAATAATGCACATATTGCGttcatattttgagaaattattaataaataatcgatctttgagggaaaaaaatcattagcgCACCAAGAATCGGAATTAACGAAATATGGTGCTTCAAAGTAGAAGTATTGAACACGTGAAATGATAGtcttttacttaaaaaatgatACAGTCCAAAATAATGCACATATTGCGttcatattttgagaaattatttataaaggaTCGATTTTTGAGGGAAAAAATTATGAGCGCACCAAGAACTGGAATTAACGAAATATGGTGCCTCAAAGTAGAGGTATTGAACACGCGAAATGACagaattttacataaaaaattatacagtccAAAATAATGCACATATTGCGttcatattttgagaaattattaataaataatcgatCTTTGAGGGAAAAAAATCATGAGCGATCCAAGAATCGGAATTAACGAAATATGGTGCTTCAAAGTAGAAGTATTGAACACGTGAAATGATAGtcttttacttaaaaaatgatACAGTCCAAAATAATGCACATATTGCGttcatattttgagaaattattaataaataatcgatCTTTGAGGGAAAAAATCATGAGCGAACCAAGAATCGGAATTAACGAAATATGGTGCTTCAAAGTAGAAGTATTGAATACGTGAAATGACAgacttttacttaaaaaatgatATAGTCCAAAATAATGCACAAATTGCGttcatattttgagaaattattaataaataatcgatctttgagggaaaaaaatcattagcgCACCAAGAATCGGAATTAACGAAATATGGTGCTTCAATGTAGAGGTATTGAACACGTGAAATGACagaattttacttaaaaaatgatACAGTCCAAAATAATGCACATATTGCGttcatattttgagaaattattaataaataatcgatCTTTGAGGGAAAAAATCATGAGCGAACCAAGAATCGGAATTAACGAAATATGGTGCTTCAAAGTAGAAGTATTGAACACGCGAAATGACagaattttacttaaaaaatgatACAGTCCAAAATAATGCACATATTTCGttcatattttgagaaattatttataaaggaTCGATCTTTGAGGGAAAAAATTATGAGCGCACCAAGAACTGGAATTAACGAAATATGGTGCCTCAATGTAGAAGTATTGAACACGTGAAATTACAAtcttttacttaaaaaatgCTATAGAACAAAATAATGCACATATTGCGTTCAAATTTTGAGTAATCATTCATAAAGGATTGATCTATGAAGGAAAAAATCATGAGCTCACAAAGAATTGGCATATGGGTTGTCAAAGTACAAGTATTGAGTACGTAAATGACTATCATAAACAGTAtgtattcaataaatttgatggactttgttgtttgaaataatcaaacaaaagcTTGGTTATCCCAAATTTCGTACAAAATGGTTCCCAAAATAAAGACAACCATAGATGTAAGCGAAGGGGAGCAGCTTTGACATTTTTGAATGTGTACATTACttgatcaataaaaatatttaaacattatgTCACAAGATTATAACTAGTATCGTTGACgtcgaaaatttttgttttggtttacaaTGCCTTATCAGAAACATTAGATCGCACTTaccttgatattttcattaactaACATCACAATGCACAGTGTCACAATTTATTTGGTAAATTGTCATTCTTTCAAATGTACATTCCACATATTCTGATCAGCCCTCGTAGTATTATTAACACATCCAGGCACACTAATATATGAAGAACTTTGTTTACTGTGATATAAAACCAAAACACTTAAGTTAAAAAAAGACATATTCTCATTAGAAATGAGTAAATTTAGCTCAAATATCActagttttttaacaaaataacttCAAAGAATACATttacttattataaataaaagttagaTACTTATGTTATATATTGGAAtctaaaatttctattatagcAAGGATGCAAGGAATGTTATGTAAAGACTATCTATCACTTCACAAAAAGGTAACAAAAACACGAAGAATCCTACAGACAGGAGAGACAAAAAACTTCATCTTGCCCATGCGGCGTTGCAcgatttaataattaatttaataaattcggAACACTATAGTTGTTATCGTGGATTTTATTCTCactaaaacattttaaaaaaaagtaactagattcgagtatttgaataaattatgtgCACAAAACTACCCTACTAACAACTTGTAATAGAGTAAAAAGTTTGCTCTTCCCTCACAATGTATTTAACACAATTATGTTACCAACCAAATCTGATATAGTACCTTGACCACAAAAAATTCTTATCATTTAGTAAATGTTTGTTCGAATGACGTGGCCtagaaatgtttataattatccACGTAAAATCTAATTGATAAAACTATGTTTTCATTCTGCTTATATAATTCCGTTACCCCGAAACATTGCATATGATTCGAATTGAAAAATGGGTGCCATTTTGTCTGCTCTAGGCGTCCCAGAACCAAAACTATCACTACAACCTAAGAAAATCGTGGTAGGTGTTTTATTCGGCAATCAAATAACCTCGGcttatttattaaatgttttaatttggATATTTGGTAAGTTTACAATCTTCAATTATAcaaatcatttttcaacaaGCACGTTTTCATGTATACAGGATGTCTCATTTATCAAGTGTGCTTAACTTGTTCATAATCAACAATCTTTAAACTAAATTCTATATAGTGTTTAAactgtaaacaaaaaattctcaatGAAATCATATTTGTCAATCAAATACcctaaatttatgttttttgttgtttatatgGATGGTAGCTATGTAAAAATCGATAATATCGATATTTACATCGATATACTGGCGAGGATCAAAACGTTGAATAAAAACACTATTTGCAAACTAGAAAAACctttattataaatatggaCATACATGCTATTTGACCGTTATTAAGGTTCAATTTCGAGTAGAAATATAATCCTCATACTTGTACTGAGTGACAACATTTTCACTACAATAGGCTAGCAGCATGAAAATGATATCCAAACCTACTAGTTAGGCAACTTATAATACTGCGGCATAttgtattaaaatgtatttaatattttatgaaagaattataggtaatttttattgatgcgtcatttttatcttttagattttatataatattaataaaatgaggctactgtattttttcaaattatattatgtTCATTATTCGATATATGGTGTCATAGTTTTAGAATACGAATATTTTATCCCATAACTAACGACCTCTCCCACTGTTGCCagattgtaaaaaaaatcaaactataTTGTGGATTTCTCAAAATAGCTATTTAAATACATTCTGTAATCTTGTTTCAGTTGTTTTAATGATAATTCTACTTGAATTTGGTGTTATACCTTCAGTACAACAAGGTTTTTACTGTGAGGATCCCGTAATATCACACAAATACAGACAAGAAACTATATCTCCAGTGACATTAGGAGTAACAGCCTTTTTATTACCAACAATCATGGTCCTTTTGACGGAATTCCTCGTAACTGAGTCTATTAAAAACATCAATATATACAGTGTggttttttatgaaattgaatgTTTAGTGGGAGTAACTAACACGTTGTTTATAACTTCTATAGCTAAAGTATTAGTCGGTGAACACAGGCCTCACTTTTTGGATAGTTGTCAACCGAATACGGCTAAAAATTGTACTGCAGGACAatttataccaaattttatttgtaccaaTGAAAATCTTGCAGTTATTGATATAGTTGATGCTTCGTTGTCTTTTCCTTCCGGACATTCTTCCATATCATGGTTTATTGGAATTTTCACATCGGTGAGTAtgaattaaaattcgaaaatagaACGAATAATTCTATGGGcgaatatagttttaaaaataaatataaaatcttaTCACGATTACTTATGAAAAGGTTAACGAACTGTCATACTGCGGTTACTTTTCGGTTTTTATGATCTAATAGTCTGGCAACGTTGCAACAGTTAATTTATAGTCAGATAATTCGACactatttatttgttaaataccactataattaaaaataaccatttttaATATGTTAAAGTATAGATTACAAGTTGAATCaatcaactaaaatatttaaaaataaaacaatttgtaaGGATCAGATTATCTTCAGGAATATTCACTCGAAGGTTTAGGATGAACGTAAATTGAATCAGAATAAAGATTTTTAGGTTCATGCTTACTATAAGTgtgtatgaaataaaattgttatcattctataatatatataatacttaATCGTTTATATActtgaaatatctttattaAGTAAAACATCAATTAATCTTactaaaattgatttgtttgaaattcAGACACTGACCTACACTAAACAGTCTAGTTACACTACTACATGTTTGTTTATAAATAGTTAAACCAAATATGCCCATAAATAATTATGtatgaattaattttatgatatactTTTTTTCAGTATATAATACACAGTAAAATGCCTGTGGTAAACGCTGGTTATatcacaaaacaattttttatttgcataTGTATCACGTGGTCATTGTTATGTTCACTTTCGAGGATTACCGATAGGCGACACCACTGGTGGGATGTGCTAATAGGCAGTATACTCGGAATAGGAATTGCATTTTATAGCATCAGAATTATAAGAGAAAAATTGCGTGATCGTAACACTCAAATTTGTAGTATTTGCTTAGAAAGACGTATTTCGTTAgcgaataaaaaacaaaattttccaaatattcacgATAGTTCATAGTAAACAATTTTAACAAAcgtgttatttatatttttaatgctcaaaaatatccggtaaaattttatgtattcggtaaaaagttttttttattgtaattattgcATCGGTTAATACACGCTTATTCAAAGAACCAACAAAatgtttctatttctaatttaatttttttgattcctAAACTTGGCGTTcatctcactatgtgtttattatTCACTTTAGTTGCCAAATTTCGTCGCGAAACACCATGTATAACATTTAATTTGTAGTAAAAGTAGAATGGTCGCCATAGTCTCAAGTACGACGGAAGTAGCCATCTTAAAAATCTAAGTTTGTCTCATTTAATCTTAGTTGTTAGAGAGCTTGTGTGTGTTTCtggaaattttaattgatataacAGTATTTTTAGTAAAGTTATTTgtgttttgttttgtatttacATGAGTGTCCGTTACGATTAATTATAATAGTGATTAGATTACAAACAAAATGGTTAGTTCTGTAGTTTAAAGAAGCTGTAACATtcctaaaaataaatggatCACTTTTGACAGGTAAgttgatttttctttattcactattattcagctacaattaattataaatatataaaacgcaaaagaaaaatttcatattttgataattgaaaaggTTAAGGCATAGGCGTACCATAttactaaaaatagtaaaataaaatgttttcctaagattgtttgaaaaacaaatgttaaacaaattttgttaataaattaaattgaacacCTACAAGAACTAGACGTACAATAAAGATTATTTGTCGATTCTTCATAATTATATTGTATtgttacaactttttaaatgtttttgttgataaaagacaaaaaattgatactttGATGTATTTCGGTCttcactcaaaatatattttgattttttaccagttttttgtaacaaaataagCTACCTAATATTAAGACGATTTATCAAGGAAAAAATGGCATTTTCTGTGTTTGGTAATTTAGATTTATAGCTTACAATTCAACTTAAATATACTGTGtcatttgaaaataagataAGCCTCTACCAGGGCTATCATTAAGAATGGAAACAACTACTGTAGCTACTTTTATAAATCtatattagaattaaaataGGAACTCAtggttttagaaaaaaagatgctttatctttatcaaattttattggatgtaaggaaaaaaattaaaactgtgAAGGAAATAGttagtttgttaaaaaaaacttactttcCGTTGACcatgaaaatattacaatttagcttaagcaaaaaaataattaaaagactTCAGAAAAACTGTcggaaaaaaagtaaaacataaCTAAAAGTAACAATTGAGAGGAATTGGATAGCTGTGAGCCCAATCCTTTATATTACTTGAGAATAATGCTTCTGATACTTTGAATTTCCTTAAAATACACCGTTTTCTTAAAATTTAACTATCCCCATGAGTTATCTATGACATTACTGACACCCTGACTGCTAGAGACTCGATTTCCTGACAATCTCTAATTTCCCGTAAgcaaatattctcaaaaattgtATCTATAAAATTAGtcacaatataataaataatttaaataataatttagagtCAAGGCATCGC
This genomic interval from Diorhabda sublineata isolate icDioSubl1.1 chromosome 7, icDioSubl1.1, whole genome shotgun sequence contains the following:
- the LOC130447020 gene encoding phospholipid phosphatase 2-like, producing MGAILSALGVPEPKLSLQPKKIVVGVLFGNQITSAYLLNVLIWIFVVLMIILLEFGVIPSVQQGFYCEDPVISHKYRQETISPVTLGVTAFLLPTIMVLLTEFLVTESIKNINIYSVVFYEIECLVGVTNTLFITSIAKVLVGEHRPHFLDSCQPNTAKNCTAGQFIPNFICTNENLAVIDIVDASLSFPSGHSSISWFIGIFTSYIIHSKMPVVNAGYITKQFFICICITWSLLCSLSRITDRRHHWWDVLIGSILGIGIAFYSIRIIREKLRDRNTQICSICLERRISLANKKQNFPNIHDSS